Proteins from a genomic interval of Dermacentor variabilis isolate Ectoservices chromosome 8, ASM5094787v1, whole genome shotgun sequence:
- the LOC142589954 gene encoding ATP-sensitive inward rectifier potassium channel 12-like: protein MKFVEMENGQAWQQLISRGHGVHSSGGGGVAGDSDYETPSNQGETSTSSRRILTKHLSLNGFPRCADSAGNGGNGAEDSPVVRYQKAKIIPSRVRKRVIFKNGSVNLSKEHVYKRSQRYLQDIFTTLVDIQWRWNLMVFSMGFILSWLVFAIIWWLIMFAHGDFDPHEGEWTPCIVEVTSFTSAFLFSLETQHTIGYGSRAITPECPEAVFILCMQSITGVMIQCFMAGIVFAKLSRPKKRSQTLLFSRNAVVCLRDGKLCLLFRVGDMRKSHIIGTSISAQIIRRKVTAEGEVIPYYHTQLDVRFDAGTDSILFIWPATIVHEINETSPFYNMSAEDVLREKFEIVVILEGTIESTGQSIQARSSYLPSELLWGHRFEQLVRFQKDSSEYLVDYSKFNNTYEVETPLCSARDFYEYQRMLRNAPRMVTLGTPLQPMTIDDRNQSGLTQQQQQQQQQQHPAFKRVTPEKFLNTAGHLIPLQLPKEL from the exons ATGAAGTTTGTCGAGATGGAGAATGGCCAGGCGTGGCAGCAGCTCATCTCACGTGGCCACGGCGTCCACTCGTCCGGCGGAGGGGGCGTGGCCGGTGACTCGGACTACGAGACGCCCAGCAACCAA GGTGAGACGAGCACGAGCAGCAGGCGCATCCTGACCAAGCACCTGTCGCTGAACGGCTTCCCGCGATGCGCCGACTCGGCGggcaacggcggcaacggcgCCGAGGACTCGCCCGTGGTCCGCTACCAGAAGGCCAAGATCATCCCAAGTCGGGTGCGCAAGAGGGTCATCTTCAAGAATGGCAGCGTCAACCTCTCCAAAGAGCACGTCTACAAGCGCTCGCAGCGATACCTGCAAGACATCTTTACAACACTG GTGGACATCCAGTGGAGGTGGAACCTCATGGTCTTCTCGATGGGCTTCATCCTGAGCTGGCTCGTGTTCGCCATCATCTGGTGGCTCATCATGTTTGCACACGGCGACTTTGACCCACACGAGGGAGAGTGGACGCCTTGCATAGTTGAAGTCACCTCGTTCACGTCTGCATTTCTGTTCTCCCTGGAGACGCAG CACACCATCGGCTACGGCAGTCGTGCGATCACGCCGGAGTGCCCGGAGGCCGTGTTCATCCTCTGCATGCAGTCCATCACGGGCGTCATGATCCAGTGCTTCATGGCGGGCATCGTGTTTGCCAAGCTGTCGCGGCCGAAGAAGCGCTCGCAAACGCTGCTCTTCTCGCGCAATGCCGTCGTATGCCTGCGTGACGGCAAGCTCTGCCTGCTGTTCCGCGTGGGCGACATGCGCAAATCGCACATCATCGGCACTTCCATCTCGGCCCAGATTATCCGCAGGAAG GTGACTGCAGAGGGTGAGGTGATTCCCTACTACCACACACAGCTGGACGTACGCTTTGATGCGGGCACAGACAGCATCCTCTTTATCTGGCCTGCCACCATCGTGCATGAAATCAACGAGACCAGCCCCTTCTACAACATGTCTGCGGAGGATGTGCTGCGTGAGAAGTTTGAGATCGTGGTCATCCTTGAGGGAACCATCGAGTCCACGGGGCAGTCTATCCAGGCCAGGTCTTCTTACCTGCCGTCCGAGCTCCTATGGGGACACCGCTTTGAGCAGCTGGTGCGCTTCCAGAAGGATTCGTCCGAGTACCTCGTAGACTACAGCAAGTTCAACAACACCTACGAG GTGGAGACGCCTCTGTGTAGCGCACGGGACTTCTACGAGTACCAGCGGATGCTGCGCAATGCACCGCGAATGGTTACGCTGGGCACGCCTCTCCAGCCAATGACCATCGACGACCGCAACCAGTCCGGTCTgacacagcaacagcagcaacagcagcagcaacaacacccTGCTTTCAAGAGGGTCACACCAGAAAAGTTCCTCAACACCGCCGGGCACCTCATACCTTTGCAACTGCCCAAGGAGCTTTG A